The segment CCTGTAGCCGCTGCTGGAGCAGCTGGAGCATCAGCTGCAGCAGAAGAAAAAACTGAATTTGATGTTGTATTAGCAAGTGCTGGTGCACAAAAAATAAAAGTTATAAAAGCAGTTAGAGAATTAACTGGTCTTGGCTTAAAAGAAGCTAAAGAAATAGTTGACGGAGCTCCTAAAACATTAAAAGAAGCTGTAGCTAAAGATGAAGCAGAAAACATGAAAGCTAAGTTAGAAGAAGTTGGAGCAACAGTTGAAATAAAATAATAACTGTCACTTGTAGAAAAGGCACTTATTTAAGTGCCTTTTTTTATCTTTAATTATAAATAAAATAGGTTATTTTGATTTTTTATTATACAATATAGGTTTTAATGATTTTTAAATATAACTTATAAAATTTTCATTAATTAAATGCAAAAAGTGAAACTAAAATATACTTGTAACTGATAAAGTACTATATTTATAGTATTGACATCAGTGTCTATTTATGATATCATATCTAAATGCATTGATATTTATAGAAAATGAAAAATTATAAGTATTATAAATAATGTTTTGGTTATACTATTTAGATGGTAAAGTTTTAATCCATTAACATTAATAAATGGATGTTAATGGTTATTTTAGTATATACAAGGGGTGAAATTTAATGGTACATCCTATCCAGGTTGGTAAAAGAACAAGAATGAGCTTTTCAAAAGTTAAAGAAGTAGCAGAAATACCAAATCTAATTGAGATTCAATTAGATTCCTACAAATGGTTCTTAGATGACGGACTTCAAGAGGTTTTTGACGACATAAATCCAATCCAAGACTACACTGGTAATCTTGTTCTAGAGTTTGTAGGTTACAAACTAGATCTAGATAATATTAAATATGATGTAGAAGAATGTAAGGAAAGAGATACTACATATTCAGCACCACTAAAAGTTAAAATTAGATTATTTAATAAAGAAACCGGTGAAGTTAAAGAACAAGAAGTTTTCATGGGAGATTTTCCTTTAATGACGGAACAGGGCACTTTTGTTATTAATGGAGCGGAAAGAGTTATAGTAAGCCAGCTGGTTAGATCACCAGGGGTATACTATGCTTATACAGTTGACAAAACAGGTAAAAAATTGTTTTCATCAACTGTTATACCAAATAGAGGTGCATGGTTAGAGTATGAAACAGACTCTAATGATGTAATATATGTAAGAATAGACAAAACAAGAAAATTACCAATAACTATTCTTGCTAGAGCTATGGGTTGTGGCTCAGATTTACAGCTAACTGAGTTTTTTGGAGATGAGGAAAGACTAAAAGCTAGCATAGAAAAAGACAATACTAAAAACACAGAGGAAGCTTTATTAGAGATATATAAGAGATTAAGACCAGGTGAACCACCTACTGTCGAAAGTGCTATGTCCCTTATAGATTCTTTATTTTTTGATGCCAAGAGATATGACTTATCTAAAGTTGGTAGATACAAATTTAATAAGAAACTTTCTCTAAATTTAAGAATAGCAAATCAAATTGCCGCTGAAGATATTGTTGACCCAAATACTGGGGAAATAATAGTTGAAAGTGGAGAGAAAATCGAAAGAGATGTTGCGAAAAACATTCAAAATTTAGGTATAAATGTTGTTAATATTAAAGTAGAAGATAAGGTTATTAGAGTTATAGGAAATAATTTTGTAGATATAAAGGAACATGTACATTTTAATATAGATGAATTAAACATTAGAGAACTTGTACATTATCCTACATTGAAGCAAATATTAGAAGCTTATACTGATGAAGCTACTATTAAAGCGGAAATAAAGAAAAATATGTCAAAATTAATTCCAAAGCACATAACAAAAGATGATATGTTTGCTACTATAAGCTATGAAATTGGTTTAGCTTATGGAATTGGAAACGTTGATGATATTGACCATTTAGGTAATAGAAGATTAAGATCTGTTGGAGAACTTCTACAGAACCAATTTAGAATCGGTTTATCTAGAATGGAAAGAGTAGTAAAAGAGAGAATGACAATTCAAGATCAAGAAGTCATAACTCCACAGGCGTTAATAAATATAAGACCAGTTGCAGCAGCAATAAAAGAGTTCTTTGGAAGCTCACAGCTTTCTCAGTTCATGGATCAAACAAATCCATTATCAGAACTTACACATAAGAGAAGGTTATCTGCTTTAGGACCTGGTGGTTTGTCAAGAGAAAGAGCGGGATTTGAAGTCAGAGACGTTCACTATTCTCATTACGGCAGAATGTGTCCAATTGAGACACCTGAAGGACCTAACATAGGACTAATAAACTCTCTTGCATCTTATGCAAGGGTTAATGAATATGGATTTATTGAAACACCATATAACGTTGTAGATAAAAAAGCTGGAAGAGTTACTAATGATATAAGATATTTTACAGCAGATGAAGAAGACGGATTTTTGGTTGCACAGGCTAATGAGCCAGTTGATGAGGAAGGATACTTTGTTGGGGATAAGATAACTGTAAGATACAAAGAAGATGTTATGATTGTATCTAGACATGATGTAGATTTAGTTGACATATCACCAAGACAAATTGTATCAGTAGCTACAGCTATGATACCTTTCCTTGAAAATGATGACGCCAGCCGTGCACTTATGGGATCAAATATGCAACGTCAGGCAGTACCGCTTTTAAAAACTCAAGCACCTATAGTAGGTACTGGTATTGAGTTCAAAGCTGCTGTAGATTCTGGAGTACTACCAAAAAGTAGACACGACGGAACTGTTGTATATGTTGATGCTGACGAAGTTAGAGTGAAAAGAGACAGTAATGGAACTGTTGATAAATATAAAATATTGAAATTCAAAAGGTCTAACCAAGGAACATGTATAAATCAAAGACCTATTGTCTATAAAGGTGAAGTTGTAAAAAGAGGTTCTGTTTTAGCAGATGGACCTTCAACAGACCTTGGAGAAATAGCTTTAGGTAAAAACATTCGTATGGGCTTTATAACTTGGGAAGGTTATAACTACGAGGATGCTATGCTTGTTTCTGAAGAATTGGTTAAAGAAGATATCTTTACTTCTATTCACATTGAAGAATATGAAGCAGAAGCAAGAGATACTAAATTAGGACCTGAAGAAATAACAAGAGATATACCTAATGTTGGTGATGACGCACTTAAGGATATAGATGAAAGAGGAATAATTAGAATAGGTGCTGAGGTAAGAGCCGGTGATATTCTAGTTGGAAAAGTTACTCCAAAAGGAGAAACTGAACTTACAGCTGAAGAGAGATTGTTGAGAGCTATATTTGGTGAAAAAGCCAGAGAAGTTAGAGATACATCTCTTAGAGTACCTCATGGTGAATCTGGAATAATTGTAGACGTAAAAGTGTTTACAAGAGAAAACGGAGATGAACTCCCACCAGGAGTTAATGAGCTTGTAAGATGTTATATAGCTCAAAAAAGAAAAATATCTGTTGGAGATAAGATGGCTGGAAGACACGGTAACAAGGGTGTTATTTCTAGAATATTACCAGAAGAAGATATGCCTTTCTTACCAGATGGAAGACCACTTCAAATATGCTTAAACCCACTAGGAGTTCCTTCTCGTATGAACATAGGTCAGGTACTTGAGGTTCATTTGGGCTGGGCAGCTAGTAAATTGGGCTGGCATATAGCAACTCCTGTATTTGATGGCGCTATGGAAGATGAAATTGTTAAGTGCTTAAAAGACGCAGGATACGCAGAAGATGGAAAAACAGCTTTATATGATGGAAGAACTGGAGAACCATTTGATAATAGAGTTACTGTTGGATATATGTATATATTAAAACTTCACCATTTGGTTGATGATAAAATACATGCTAGATCAACAGGACCATACTCATTAGTAACGCAGCAGCCTTTAGGTGGTAAAGCTCAGTTCGGAGGCCAAAGATTTGGTGAAATGGAAGTTTGGGCACTTGAAGCTTATGGAGCTGCCTACACTTTACAAGAAATTTTAACTGTTAAATCAGATGATGTTGTAGGTAGAGTTAAAACTTATGAGGCAATAGTTAAAGGTGAAAACATTCCTGAACCAGGAGTGCCTGAATCATTTAAGGTTCTTATTAAAGAGCTTCAAGCTTTATGCTTAGATGTTAAAGTTTTAAATGATGAAAACCAAGAAATTGAAATAAAAGAATCACCAGATGAGAAATCAGAAGAAGATTTAGGTATTAATATAGAAGGATCAGAAGATTCTAATGCGGTAGGAATTGGAAAATCTGAAGAAAATCAAAAAGTTATAGAATCTGAAGGCACAGAATCTCACGATACAGAATCTGATGATACAGAATCTGATGAAGATTTAGATATTAATTCAGAAGAAGAAGACTATGATATTTCTTTTGATGAAGATTTTAGTGAATTAGAACTTAACGATTTTAATGATGAACATTAATCCACAATTTCATAATTATGAAGGGAGGATGTACCCTTGTTTGAATTAAATAATTTTGATGCTATGCAAATAGGATTAGCTTCTCCAGAGCAAATAAGAGCTTGGTCAAGGGGAGAGGTTAAAAAACCAGAAACAATAAATTACAGAACGTTAAAACCAGAAAGAGATGGACTTTTTGTGAAAGAATATTTGGACCTATAAAAGACTGGGAATGTCACTGCGGAAAATACAAAAGAGTAAGATATAAGGGCATTGTATGTGATAGGTGTGGAGTTGAAGTAACTAAAGCAAAGGTTAGACGTGAAAGAATGGGTCACATTGAGCTTGCAGCTCCAGTATCTCATATATGGTACTTTAAGGGGATACCATCACGTATGGGACTTATATTAGATATATCCCCAAGATCTTTGGAGAAAGTTTTATACTTTGCTTCTTATGTAGTTTTAGATCCTAAAGAAACACCACTTTTAAAGAAACAGCTTTTAAGTGAAAAAGAATATAGAGAAGCTGCAGATAAATATGGTGAAGAGAGCTTTGTAGCTGGTATGGGAGCTGAAGCTGTAAAAATTCTTTTGAATGAGCTTGATTTAGATCAACTTTCTAAAGAGTTAAAAGAAGAACTTGAAACTAGCACAGGACAAAAAAGAATTCGTGTAATAAGAAGACTTGAAGTTGTAGAATCCTTTAGAATGTCTAGTAATAGACCTGAATGGATGATAATAGATGTTATACCTGTAATACCACCAGATTTAAGACCAATGGTTCAATTAGATGGTGGAAGGTTTGCAACTTCAGATCTAAATGATTTATACAGAAGAGTAATAAACAGAAATAATAGATTGAAAAAACTATTGGATTTAGGTGCACCTGATATAATTGTTAGAAATGAAAAAAGAATGCTTCAAGAAGCTGTAGATGCACTTATTGATAATGGTAGAAGAGGAAGACCTGTAACAGGACCTGGAAATAGACCATTAAAATCTCTATCTGATATGCTTAAAGGAAAGCAAGGAAGATTTAGACAAAACTTACTTGGTAAGCGTGTTGACTATTCCGGACGTTCAGTTATAGTTGTTGGACCAGAACTTAGAATGTACCAATGCGGTCTTCCAAAGGAAATGGCTTTAGAGCTATTTAAGCCTTTTGTTATGAAAAAATTAGTTGAAAGAGGAATAGCACACAACATTAAGAGTGCAAAGAGAATGGTGGAAAGAGTGCTTCCTGAGGTATGGGATGTACTTGAAGATGTTATAACTGACCATCCAGTACTATTAAACCGTGCGCCGACTCTACATAGGTTAGGAATACAGGCATTCCAACCAGTTTTAGTAGAAGGAAGAGCAATAAAGCTTCATCCTCTTGCATGTACAGCATATAACGCAGACTTTGATGGAGACCAAATGGCTATTCACGTTCCTTTATCAGTAGAAGCACAATCAGAAGCAAGATTTTTAATGCTAGCTGCTCATAATATAATGAAACCATCTGATGGTAAACCAGTATGTGTTCCTACACAGGATATGGTATTGGGATCTTATTATTTGACTATTGATAAAGAAGGCGCTAAAGGAGAGGGAAGAGTATTCTCTTCTTCTGAAGAAGTAATTATGGCATATCAAGTAGGTCAAATTGATATACATGCTAAAATTAGAGTAAGACTTGAAAAGATAGTAGATGGTGAGAAAATCACTGGAATTATAAATACTACACCAGGTAAGTTGATTTTCAACGAATGTATACCTCAAGATTTAGGATTTATCGACAGGTCTTTAGATGAAAATACATTTAAGTTAGAAATAGACTTCCTAGTAAGTAAGAAAAATCTAGGAAAAATAATAGATAAGTGCTATGCAAAATATGGCCCTACAACAACTTCTGTTATGCTAGATAAGATTAAAGCTACTGGATATCATTATTCAACTATAGGAGCAATAACAATTTCTACTTCTGATATGACAGTACCAGAAAGCAAAAAGTTATTACTTCAAGAAACTGATAAAGCAGTTGATAAAATCGAAAAGATGTATAGAAGAGGATTCATATCTGAAGATGAAAGATATGAAAGAGTTATAGATAGATGGACTAAAACCACTGAAGATGTTGCCAATGCACTTATGGATAACTTTGATAAGTTTAATCCAATATACATGATGGCAGATTCAGGAGCCAGAGGATCTAAGAGCCAGATAAAACAGTTAGCTGGTATGAGAGGACTTATGGCAAACCCATCAGGTAAGATTATAGAATTACCTATTAGATCATCTTTTAGAGAAGGTCTTGACGTACTAGAGTACTTCATTTCAACTCATGGAGCTAGAAAAGGTAACGCCGATACTGCACTTAAAACTGCTGACTCAGGTTACTTAACAAGAAGACTAGTTGATGTTAGTCAGGATGTTATAGTAAGAACTGAAGATTGTGGAGCAGAAGAGGGTTATGAAGTTTCTGAAATTAAAGAAGGAAACGAAGTTATAGAAACTTTACAAGAAAGACTTACAGGAAGATACTGTGCAGAGGATATAATGGATCCTAAAACAGGAGAAATTATAGTTGCAAAAAATGCTTATATGGATTCAGTTATTGCTGAAAAAGTAGCTGCTGCAGGTATTAAAAAGGTTAAGATAAGATCTGTATTTACATGTAAATCAAAATTTGGAGTTTGTGCTAAGTGTTATGGAATGAACATGGCTACAGCTTCAAAGATAAATATAGGTGAGGCTGTTGGTATAATAGCTGCACAGTCAATAGGAGAACCCGGAACTCAGCTTACAATGAGAACATTCCATACTGGTGGAGTTGCTGGAGCAGATATAACTCAAGGTCTTCCAAGGGTTGAGGAACTATTTGAAGCAAGAAAGCCAAAGGGACTTGCGATTATAAGTGAAGTTGCTGGAACTGTAAGAGTTGAAGAGACTAAGAAAAAGAGAATAGTTTTTGTAAGAACAAATGATGGTGAAGAAGTAAGTTACGATATACCATTTGGTTCAAGATTAAGAGTAAATAACGGGGATGTTATAGAAGCCGGGGATGAAATAACTGAAGGATCTATAAACCCTCATGATATAGTTAGAATTAAAGGAATCGAAGCAGTTAAGAACTATCTTCTATCAGAAGTTCAGAAGGTATATAGACTTCAAGGTGTTGATATCAACGATAAGCACTTAGAAGTTGTTGTAAGACAGATGACAAGAAAAGTTAAAATAGAAGATTCTGGTGATACTGAATTATTGCCAGGAACAATGATAGATATTTTTGACTTTGTTGAGCAAAATGAAAAAGCTAACGAAGAAGGAAATAGACCTGCTGAAGGAAAAGTTACCTTACTTGGTATTACAAAAGCAGCACTTGCTACTGAATCATTCTTGTCTGCAGCATCATTCCAAGAAACTACTAGAGTTCTTACAGATGCCGCTATTAAAGGCAAAGTAGATCCATTAGTAGGGTTAAAGGAAAATGTTATTATTGGTAAACTAATACCAGCAGGAACAGGAATGAATAAATACAGAGGAATTCAGATAGCAGCAGAAGATCAAAATGTGGAAGAAGATACAGAAAATAATGAAGAAGCTTAGTCCTATTTTATTGACACTTGCATTTTAAAATGATAAAATAATCTTTGTGTAGTTTTGCTATAAAGATAGAGCTCCGTGCTTTATCTTTATAGTGATGCTTAGACAAAGGGGGATTAAGTATGCTTAATAAACTTGAAGGCAAAAAAGTTGTAGGCATAAAGCAAACTCAAAAGGCCATAATAAATATGCGCTGCGAGGCTGTTTATATAGCAGAGGATGCGGAAGCAAAGTTAATTGAGCCTTTAGTTAAATTAGCCAAGGAGAGATCCCTTGAGTTAGTGTACATAGATACCATGAAATCCCTTGGGAAACTTTGTGGTATAGATGTTGGTGCTGCTGTTGCAGCAACACTAAAATTATAATTGTTAGAAACTATTTTATATACAGCTAAAAATTAAAGGAGGTGTAACAATGCCAACTATAAACCAATTAGTTAGAAAAGGCAGACAGACAGTAGCAGTTAAATCTACTGCACCAGCTCTTAAAGAGTGTCCACAAAAAGAGGAGTATGTACTGTAGTTAAAACAGCTACTCCAAAGAAGCCAAACTCAGCTTTAAGAAAAATCGCTAGAGTTAGACTAACAAATGGATACGAAGTGACAGCTTACATACCTGGTATAGGCCATAACCTACAAGAACATAGTGTTGTGCTTATAAGAGGAGGAAGGGTAAAAGACCTTCCAGGTGTAAGATATCACATAGTAAGAGGTACTTTAGACGCTGCAGGAGTTGCAAACAGAATGCAAAGCAGATCTAAGTATGGTGCAAAAAGACCTAAGCAAAAATAGGTTCGTTAACTAGTGGTGCAATGTCTTCAGCATTTATATAGATTATATTTTTCTTTTGTGCGGATGACAAAGCGCTTTGCGGCTTAAGCCGAGTACCGATGAACTTAAATACTTAATGTTAAGGAGGGAAGAAAAGTGCCAAGAAAAGGACATATAGCAAAAAGAGACGTATTACCAGATCCAATGTTCGGTAGTAAAGTAGTAACAAAATTAGTAAATCAAATCATGCTAGATGGTAAAAAAGGTGTTGCTCAAAAGATTGTTTATGGTGCTTTTGAAACAATAGCTGAAAAATCAGGAAAAGAAGCTATAGAAGTTTTCGAAACTGCAATGAACAACATAATGCCTTTACTAGAAGTAAAAGCTAGAAGAATAGGTGGAGCTAACTACCAAGTACCAATCGAAGTTAGACCTGAAAGAAGACAGACTTTAGGACTAAGATGGTTAGTTGATGCTACAAGAAAAAGATCAGAAAAACAAATGAGAGACAGACTTGCTGGAGAATTGTTAGATGCATCTAACAACACTGGAGCAGCTGTTAAGAAAAGAGAAGACACTCATAAGATGGCTGAAGCAAACAAAGCTTTTGCACATTACAGATATTAGCAGAAAACTGTTTTGGCTTAGCCAAAACAGTTTTCTAAAATTTAAATTATTCGTAGGATAAAAAGGAGGAAGGCACATGGCAAGAGAATTTCCGTTAGAGAAGTTTCGTAACATTGGAATCATGGCCCATATAGATGCTGGTAAAACAACAACTACTGAGCGTATATTGTTCTACACAGGTGTAAACCATAAGATTGGTGAAACTCATGAGGGTAACGCTACTATGGACTGGATGGAGCAAGAACAAGAAAGAGGTATTACTATAACTTCAGCTGCAACAACATGTCACTGGAATGGTCATGTAATTAACATAATAGATACGCCAGGGCACGTAGATTTCACAGTCGAAGTTGAAAGATCATTAAGAGTACTTGATGGAGCTGTTGGTGTTTTTGCGCAAAAGGTGGAGTTGAACCTCAATCTGAGACTGTTTGGAGACAGGCAGACAAATACAGTGTACCAAGAGTTGCATATATAAACAAAATGGATATACTTGGAGCTGATTTCTTTAGAGCTGTTAGAATGATGAGAGAAAGACTACATGCTAATGCAGTTCCAATACAATTACCAATAGGAAAAGAAGAAAACTTTATTGGTATTATTGACTTAATCGAAAATAATGCAAGAATTTACAAAGATGATTTAGGAAAAGAAATCGAAGTAACTGAAATACCAGAAGATATGAAAGAATTAGCTGAAAAATACAGATCAGAAATGATTGAATCTGTAGCTGAATTAGATGAAGATTTAATGATGAAATATCTTGATGGTGAAGAATTAACTATAGAAGAAATAGACGCAACTATCAGAAAAGGTGTATGTAATAATGAAATAGTTCCTGTAATTTGTGGATCTTCATACAAAAACAAAGGCGTACAGATGATGATAGATGCAGCAGTTAAATACTTACCATCACCACTAGATGTACCTGCAATTAAAGGTGTTAACCCAGAAACTAAAGAAGAAGTAGAAAGACCAAGTGATGATAATGAACCACTTGCAGCTTTAGCTTTCAAAATTGCAACAGATCCATTCATAGGTAAACTTGCTTTCGCAAGAGTTTACTCAGGAATTATGGAAAGTGGTACATATGTGTTGAATTCAAACAAGAACAAGAAAGAAAGAATCGGAAGACTTGTTAAAATGCATTCAAACCACAGAAAAGATGTTGATGAACTAAGAGCAGGAGATTTAGGTGCTGTAATAGGATTAAAAAATACAACAACTGGAGATACTTTATGTGATGAAAACAATCCAGTAGTATTAGAAAACATGGAATTTCCAGAACCAGTTATAAGAGTTGCTATAGAGCCAAAAACTAAAGCAGGTCAAGAGAAAATGGGAATAGCTCTTCAAAAACTAGCAGAAGAGGATCCAACATTCAAAACTTACACAGATCAAGAAACTGGTCAAACAATTATAGCAGGTATGGGAGAACTACACCTTGAGATAATAGTTGACAGACTTCAAAGAGAGTTTAAAGTTGAATGTAACGTTGGTAAGCCACAAGTTGCTTACAAAGAAACAATCAGAAAACCTGTTAAGGCTGAAGGTAAGTTTGTAAGACAGTCAGGTGGACGTGGACAATACGGTCACTGCTGGATAGAAATGATACCTACTGATGATGGATTTACTTTCGAAGATGCTATAGTTGGAGGATCAATTCCAAAAGAATATATAGGACCTATCGAAAATGGTATAAGAGAAGCAGCACAAACTGGAGTAGTTGCTGGATACCCTGCAATTAACTTCAAAGTTAGATTAGTTGATGGATCTTACCATGATGTCGATTCTTCAGAAATGGCCTTCAAAATTGCTGGATCTATGGCATTTAAAAATGCTATGGGTAAAGCTGACCCAGTTCTTCTTGAGCCTGTAATGAAGGTTGAAGTTGTAACACCAGAAGAGTACATGGGCGATGTAATTGGCGATGTAAACTCAAGAAGAGGTAGAATAGAAGGAATGGACCCAAGAGCAGGTGCTCAGGTTATAAGAGCTTTCGTACCACTTTCTGAAATGTTTGGATATGCTACAACATTAAGATCAAGAACTCAAGGAAGAGGAAACTATTCTATGGAATTTGATCATAATGAAGAAGTTCCAAAGAGCATACAAGAAAAAGTAATTAGCGAGAATAAATAATTAAAGTTTTTAATTTCTTTATGATAAATTTGAACTAAATGTGAGGAGGAAGAAAAAATGTCAAAAGCAAAATTTGAAAGAAGTAAGCCACACGTAAATATAGGAACAATAGGTCACGTAGACCACGGTAAGACAACATTAACAGCAGCAATAACAACAGTATTATCAAAAGCAGGAAAAGCAGAAGCAACAAAATATGACGAAATAGATAAAGCACCAGAAGAAAAAGAAAGAGGAATTACAATCAACACAGCACACGTAGAGTATGAAACAGACAACAGACACTATGCACACGTTGACTGCCCAGGCCATGCTGACTATGTAAAGAACATGATAACAGGAGCAGCACAAATGGACGGAGCAATCCTAGTAGTAAGTGCAGCAGA is part of the Haloimpatiens sp. FM7315 genome and harbors:
- the rplL gene encoding 50S ribosomal protein L7/L12, translating into MTREEIIQAIKEMSVLELNELVKACEEEFGVSAAAPVAAAGAAGASAAAEEKTEFDVVLASAGAQKIKVIKAVRELTGLGLKEAKEIVDGAPKTLKEAVAKDEAENMKAKLEEVGATVEIK
- the rpoB gene encoding DNA-directed RNA polymerase subunit beta; translated protein: MVHPIQVGKRTRMSFSKVKEVAEIPNLIEIQLDSYKWFLDDGLQEVFDDINPIQDYTGNLVLEFVGYKLDLDNIKYDVEECKERDTTYSAPLKVKIRLFNKETGEVKEQEVFMGDFPLMTEQGTFVINGAERVIVSQLVRSPGVYYAYTVDKTGKKLFSSTVIPNRGAWLEYETDSNDVIYVRIDKTRKLPITILARAMGCGSDLQLTEFFGDEERLKASIEKDNTKNTEEALLEIYKRLRPGEPPTVESAMSLIDSLFFDAKRYDLSKVGRYKFNKKLSLNLRIANQIAAEDIVDPNTGEIIVESGEKIERDVAKNIQNLGINVVNIKVEDKVIRVIGNNFVDIKEHVHFNIDELNIRELVHYPTLKQILEAYTDEATIKAEIKKNMSKLIPKHITKDDMFATISYEIGLAYGIGNVDDIDHLGNRRLRSVGELLQNQFRIGLSRMERVVKERMTIQDQEVITPQALINIRPVAAAIKEFFGSSQLSQFMDQTNPLSELTHKRRLSALGPGGLSRERAGFEVRDVHYSHYGRMCPIETPEGPNIGLINSLASYARVNEYGFIETPYNVVDKKAGRVTNDIRYFTADEEDGFLVAQANEPVDEEGYFVGDKITVRYKEDVMIVSRHDVDLVDISPRQIVSVATAMIPFLENDDASRALMGSNMQRQAVPLLKTQAPIVGTGIEFKAAVDSGVLPKSRHDGTVVYVDADEVRVKRDSNGTVDKYKILKFKRSNQGTCINQRPIVYKGEVVKRGSVLADGPSTDLGEIALGKNIRMGFITWEGYNYEDAMLVSEELVKEDIFTSIHIEEYEAEARDTKLGPEEITRDIPNVGDDALKDIDERGIIRIGAEVRAGDILVGKVTPKGETELTAEERLLRAIFGEKAREVRDTSLRVPHGESGIIVDVKVFTRENGDELPPGVNELVRCYIAQKRKISVGDKMAGRHGNKGVISRILPEEDMPFLPDGRPLQICLNPLGVPSRMNIGQVLEVHLGWAASKLGWHIATPVFDGAMEDEIVKCLKDAGYAEDGKTALYDGRTGEPFDNRVTVGYMYILKLHHLVDDKIHARSTGPYSLVTQQPLGGKAQFGGQRFGEMEVWALEAYGAAYTLQEILTVKSDDVVGRVKTYEAIVKGENIPEPGVPESFKVLIKELQALCLDVKVLNDENQEIEIKESPDEKSEEDLGINIEGSEDSNAVGIGKSEENQKVIESEGTESHDTESDDTESDEDLDINSEEEDYDISFDEDFSELELNDFNDEH
- a CDS encoding ribosomal L7Ae/L30e/S12e/Gadd45 family protein; translation: MLNKLEGKKVVGIKQTQKAIINMRCEAVYIAEDAEAKLIEPLVKLAKERSLELVYIDTMKSLGKLCGIDVGAAVAATLKL
- the rpsG gene encoding 30S ribosomal protein S7; this translates as MPRKGHIAKRDVLPDPMFGSKVVTKLVNQIMLDGKKGVAQKIVYGAFETIAEKSGKEAIEVFETAMNNIMPLLEVKARRIGGANYQVPIEVRPERRQTLGLRWLVDATRKRSEKQMRDRLAGELLDASNNTGAAVKKREDTHKMAEANKAFAHYRY